The genomic window GCGCTACACCCTAGAAAAAGGCGATCCCTATCACTGTGAATGTCATAAAACTGGGCGGCTGATCGCCGAAGCGTTGGGGCTGAGTCGTGACGAGTATCGCATCACCTTTCAATCGCGCTTCGGCAAGGCTGAATGGTTGCAACCCTACACCACCGCAACCTTGAAAGAATTGGGCAAAGCTAACACCCGCCGCGTCGATGTGATCTGCCCCGGATTCCTTGCGGATTGCCTAGAGACCTTGGAAGAGATCGCTCAAGAGGGCAAAGAGGATTTCCAGCATGCAGGCGGTGGAGAGTTTCACTACATCCCCTGTTTGAATGAACGACCCGATTGGATAAGTGCACTGACTAAGCTGACACTGGACAATCTACAGGGCTGGCTGGCAAGCCCAGATGCGGTGGCTCTGGAACAGGGGCGGCTACGCGCGATCGAGCTCGGAGCTCAGCGATAAAAGGCGCGGCTAGCCATAACTTGGTTGCGCCGACTTTGCCTAAGTCGTACCATCGAGGCGTGTCCCAACCATCAGGAGGTCGCCATGAATAAGCCAGTATCGTCCAATACCGAGTCTCTGGTTCAATGCTGCGTCTGCCGCAAGGAAGTGCCAAGAAGTGCAGCCGTGATGCCCGAAAGTTCAGGGTATGTCGAGCATTTCTGCGGTAGCGATTGCTACGACCAATACTTCGCTGAGCACCCCGAAAAAGTCCGCCCCACCCGCACTCCACAAGGAAAGGCCTGATGACCCAACTCCCTGATTTCACGCTCCCCGCGACCAGCGGAACCATATTTCAGCTTGCCGCTGCGCGCGGCAAGAATCTCGTGATCTACTTCTATCCAAAGGACAATACGCCGGGCTGTACGCTGGAAAGTTCGCAGTTCCGAGACCTTTATCCTGAGTTTCAACAAGCCGGTTGTGAAGTGGTCGGCATCTCGCGCGACAGCCTTAAATCGCACGAAAATTTCAAAGCCAAATTCACCCTACCCTTCGCCCTGCTATCCGATACCGAAGAAACCGCATGTAATCTGTTCGGTGTCATCAAGCAAAAGATGATGTACGGTAAGCAAGTGCGCGGTATCGAACGGAGCACCTTCGTGCTCGATCAAGACGGCGCGCTGCGTCGAGAATGGCGCGGTCTCAAAGCGGACGGCCACGCTGCTGAAGTTCTCCAATTCGTCAAAACACTGGGATAAAAACATGCCTACACGCAAAGCTACCCGCTCCGATACCAAGCTGTTCGTTCTTGATACCAACGTGCTGATGCACGATCCCACCAGCTTGTTCCGCTTTGAGGAGCATGACATCTGCTTGCCGATGTTCGTGCTGGAGGAGTTGGACAACAAGAAAAAAGGCATGACCGAAGTGGCGCGCAACGCCCGTCAAGCCAGCCGTTATCTGGATGATCTGGTCAGCGATGCGCCGCTCAAGATCGAAGACGGCATCCTCTTGGATAAGTTGGGTAACAAGAACGCCACTGGGCGATTGTTCCTGCAAACCCAGTTCATCAAGTACGAACTGCCGCCCACGCTGGAATCCGGCAAGGCCGACAACGCCATTCTCGGCGTGTTGATGGCGCTACAGATCGAGCAACCCAAGCGTTCGGTGATCCTCGTCTCCAAAGACATCAACATGCGCATCAAGGCTCGTGCGCTGGGGCTGGAGGCACAGGATTACTTCAACGACAAGGTGCTGGAAGACAGCGACCTGCTCTATACCGGAGTGCTGGGTTTGCCCGAGGACTTTTGGGAGAGCCACGGCAAGGACATGCAATCTTGGCAGCAGGACGGCCACACTTGGTACAAGATCAAAGGCCCACTCTGTCCCGCTTTTTTCACCAACCAGTTCGTCTATCTGGAAAGCGGTACGCCGCTCTACGCCAAGGTGGTTTCGCAAGAGGGCGACACCGCCACTCTGCGCACGCTGACCGACTACACCCACCAAAAGAATGCCGTCTGGGGCATCACCGCGCGT from Ferriphaselus amnicola includes these protein-coding regions:
- a CDS encoding DUF3330 domain-containing protein — encoded protein: MNKPVSSNTESLVQCCVCRKEVPRSAAVMPESSGYVEHFCGSDCYDQYFAEHPEKVRPTRTPQGKA
- a CDS encoding PhoH family protein, whose translation is MPTRKATRSDTKLFVLDTNVLMHDPTSLFRFEEHDICLPMFVLEELDNKKKGMTEVARNARQASRYLDDLVSDAPLKIEDGILLDKLGNKNATGRLFLQTQFIKYELPPTLESGKADNAILGVLMALQIEQPKRSVILVSKDINMRIKARALGLEAQDYFNDKVLEDSDLLYTGVLGLPEDFWESHGKDMQSWQQDGHTWYKIKGPLCPAFFTNQFVYLESGTPLYAKVVSQEGDTATLRTLTDYTHQKNAVWGITARNREQNFVFNLLMDPDIDFVTLLGQAGTGKTLLTLAAGLWQTLEKKLYAEIIITRVTVPVGEDIGFLPGTEEEKMTPWMGALEDNLDVLNQSENTDAGDWGRAATRDLIKSRVKIKSLNFMRGRTFLNKFLIIDEAQNLTPKQMKTLVTRAGPGTKVVCMGNIAQIDTPYLTEGSSGLTYVVDRFKGWDHSGHVTLMRGERSRLADHAAEVL
- a CDS encoding peroxiredoxin; translated protein: MTQLPDFTLPATSGTIFQLAAARGKNLVIYFYPKDNTPGCTLESSQFRDLYPEFQQAGCEVVGISRDSLKSHENFKAKFTLPFALLSDTEETACNLFGVIKQKMMYGKQVRGIERSTFVLDQDGALRREWRGLKADGHAAEVLQFVKTLG